A genomic segment from Glycine soja cultivar W05 chromosome 18, ASM419377v2, whole genome shotgun sequence encodes:
- the LOC114396734 gene encoding uncharacterized protein LOC114396734: protein MAVNFGNILFTSSQSSSQVHGVTDSVQVAVCSLCQKALSPDNEMASDLASSGVCGDCKFLLLEDFGNHTLTQSSRWRLRGRFRHNSSESVENNFSQQIPHVVNTVRQHQSAASGEDDQLVDGDTPAWSLQYASAHTTPSGSRRWRQVLSDTDSDGFDNWNSLYGENESSASFRQYRLPHGETDSFSHSAYGGDSDISMDTHSFVGTRVLNFPDEGDEFDSDTDIDPMHAGLSQWISTDEDDEEEEEEEEEEEEEEEDREWELAEAEEAEATSHLQIFFTSSPSESRDHINSTESGGMFSQIIRETWHAFEDVDLPHGANFGDYLDARGFEDLLEHLAENDSSRRGAPPAAVSFVNNLPRVVIGKENEKHGELVCAICKDVLTPGTEVNQLPCSHLYHNNCIFPWLSARNSCPLCRYELPTDDKDYEEGKQNIDSRNVIHERQRIDVTDDSSSDVSDGDEVNEETGSSQGGIQQGLLSSGSTMNSSATRSGRGRWFFLAAAPIVSLVGIVLVLWLGNNNSQIEGSRHLGVHYLSGQNQHTIHAYSSPNQREGRSRRWWCPF from the coding sequence ATGGCTGTGAATTTTGGGAATATCTTGTTTACGTCGTCTCAGTCTAGCTCACAGGTTCATGGGGTCACTGATTCTGTCCAGGTTGCAGTGTGTTCTCTTTGTCAAAAGGCCCTATCACCTGATAATGAGATGGCAAGCGATCTTGCTAGCAGTGGTGTGTGTGGTGATTGTAAATTTTTGTTACTTGAAGACTTTGGGAATCATACACTTACCCAAAGCTCACGATGGAGGCTTAGAGGAAGATTCAGGCACAACAGTTCTGAATCCGTTGAGAATAATTTCTCACAGCAGATCCCCCATGTGGTTAATACTGTGAGGCAACATCAGTCAGCTGCTTCTGGGGAGGATGATCAACTTGTAGATGGTGATACCCCTGCTTGGTCATTGCAATATGCTAGTGCACATACTACCCCTAGTGGGTCTAGAAGGTGGAGGCAGGTTCTCTCTGACACTGACAGTGATGGTTTTGATAATTGGAATTCTCTTTATGGCGAAAATGAATCAAGTGCAAGTTTTAGACAGTACAGGCTTCCCCATGGCGAGACTGATTCTTTCTCCCACAGTGCTTATGGAGGTGACTCAGATATCTCTATGGATACTCATAGTTTTGTAGGCACTAGAGTCTTAAATTTTCCAGATGAGGGAGATGAGTTTGACAGTGACACTGACATAGATCCAATGCATGCTGGTCTCAGCCAATGGATTTCTACTGATGAAGACGAtgaagaggaggaagaggaagaagaagaagaggaggaggaggaggaggatagGGAATGGGAATTAGCTGAGGCTGAGGAAGCTGAAGCCACATCCCaccttcaaatttttttcaCCTCTAGTCCAAGTGAGAGCAGGGATCACATTAATTCTACTGAATCTGGGGGAATGTTTAGCCAGATAATCCGGGAGACCTGGCATGCTTTTGAGGATGTTGATTTACCTCATGGAGCAAACTTTGGGGATTATCTTGATGCTAGAGGTTTTGAAGATCTGCTTGAGCATCTTGCTGAGAATGACAGCTCAAGACGAGGAGCACCTCCTGCTGCTGTGTCTTTTGTGAATAATCTGCCACGTGTAGTCATTGGCAAGGAAAATGAGAAGCACGGGGAACTAGTTTGTGCCATTTGCAAGGATGTCTTGACACCCGGCACTGAAGTCAATCAACTTCCATGCTCTCACCTTTATCACAACAATTGTATTTTTCCGTGGTTGAGTGCACGAAATTCATGCCCTCTTTGTCGGTATGAACTTCCAACTGATGATAAGGATTATGAAGAGGGAAAGCAGAACATTGATAGTAGAAATGTGATCCATGAGAGGCAGAGAATAGATGTAACAGATGATAGTTCTTCTGATGTTTCTGATGGAGATGAGGTGAATGAAGAAACTGGTAGTAGTCAAGGTGGAATACAGCAGGGACTTCTGAGCTCAGGTTCTACCATGAATTCTTCTGCAACAAGAAGTGGTAGAGGAAGATGGTTTTTTCTTGCTGCAGCTCCAATTGTTAGTCTAGTGGGCATTGTTCTTGTCTTGTGGTTAGGTAATAACAACTCTCAGATTGAAGGAAGTAGACATCTGGGCGTTCACTACTTATCCGGGCAAAATCAGCACACCATTCATGCTTATTCCTCTCCAAACCAGAGGGAGGGTAGAAGCAGAAGGTGGTGGTGCCCATTCTAA